Proteins from one Azospirillum ramasamyi genomic window:
- a CDS encoding LacI family DNA-binding transcriptional regulator: MQTTEPRKRTRRGTQRVTMTDVANAADVSPSTVSLYLRRPEAVSRHLAERVARVIDEMGYVPNLVAGSLAAARSRTVGVILPSILNSFFAETYNTLQGMFQAAHYQTLLGVSEFSPEEEESLIRAFLAWSPAAMVVTGFHHTERTRAMLASCGVPVVEMWDMPFHPGEAVGISVGFSHFEVGRMQTSHLYDQGSRKVAYIGAAAHQDLRVRSRTDGYEAEVLRRGLHEPIDFTVPDAATTEVGRWLIDEILTRHPDIDGVVCSNDALALGVLFEVTRRDLRVPEDLAVVGFGDLPFSNSCPPPLTTVRPPQREIGRLSATQILAALDGVRTTPRHHNLDCELVIRGSTRPVGKG, translated from the coding sequence ATGCAGACGACCGAACCGAGGAAGCGGACACGCCGCGGCACCCAACGGGTGACCATGACCGACGTGGCGAACGCCGCCGACGTGTCGCCCAGCACCGTGTCGCTCTACCTCCGCCGTCCCGAGGCGGTGTCCCGGCACCTTGCCGAGCGGGTCGCCCGCGTCATCGACGAGATGGGCTATGTGCCCAATCTGGTGGCCGGCAGCCTTGCCGCGGCGCGCAGCCGCACCGTCGGCGTCATCCTGCCGAGTATCCTGAACTCCTTCTTCGCCGAGACCTACAACACGCTGCAGGGCATGTTCCAGGCGGCGCATTACCAGACCCTGCTGGGCGTCAGCGAGTTCAGCCCGGAGGAGGAGGAAAGCCTGATCCGCGCCTTCCTCGCCTGGTCGCCGGCGGCGATGGTGGTCACCGGCTTCCACCACACCGAGCGCACCCGCGCCATGCTGGCCTCCTGCGGGGTGCCGGTGGTGGAGATGTGGGATATGCCCTTCCATCCCGGCGAAGCGGTCGGCATCAGCGTCGGCTTCTCGCATTTCGAGGTCGGCCGCATGCAGACCAGCCACCTCTACGACCAGGGCAGCCGCAAGGTCGCCTATATCGGCGCCGCCGCCCATCAGGACCTGCGCGTGCGCAGCCGCACCGACGGTTATGAGGCGGAAGTGTTGCGCCGCGGCCTGCACGAGCCCATCGACTTCACCGTTCCCGACGCCGCAACGACGGAGGTCGGGCGCTGGCTGATCGACGAGATCCTGACGCGCCATCCCGACATCGACGGCGTGGTCTGCTCCAACGACGCGCTGGCGCTGGGTGTCCTGTTCGAGGTGACCCGCCGCGACCTGCGGGTGCCGGAGGATCTGGCGGTGGTGGGATTCGGGGATCTGCCCTTCAGCAACTCCTGCCCGCCGCCGCTGACGACCGTCCGCCCGCCCCAGCGCGAGATCGGCCGCCTCAGCGCGACGCAGATTCTCGCGGCGCTGGATGGAGTCCGCACCACGCCCCGGCACCACAACCTCGATTGCGAACTGGTGATCCGCGGCAGCACCCGGCCGGTGGGGAAGGGGTAG
- the nifJ gene encoding pyruvate:ferredoxin (flavodoxin) oxidoreductase, with protein MDGNEAAASVAYRASDVIAIYPITPSSPMGEFADEWSAARRPNLWGSVPEVVEMQSEGGAAGAVHGALQAGALATTFTASQGLLLMIPNMYKIAGELTPFCMHVAARTLATHALSIFGDHSDVMACRQTGFAMLASANVQEAHDMALVAHAATLRARVPFLHFFDGFRTSHEFNCVEILSDEDLRALVDDACVDAHRRRGLTPDHPVIRGTAQNPDVFFQAREAANPYYDACPAIVQEMMDRLAARTGRAYRLFDYAGHPQAERVVVVMGSGAETCAGAVRRLAAEGERVGCLTVRLFRPFAVAGFVSALPPTVRRIAVLDRTKEPGAVADPLYLDVVAALAEARAENPALGEPVVIAGRYGLSSKEFTPAMAKAVFDELKRERPKRRFTIGITDDVTHHSIPWDPAWGMEEPGVSRAVFFGLGADGTVGANKNSIKIIQARAARSGTGGHAQAYFVYDSRKSGSTTVSHLRFASEPIHAPYLIGEAEFVACHHLPLMERVEVVEMAAPGATVLLNAPGTPQQVWDALPAEVQRICIDRRLSLHAIDAGAVAREVGLGRRVNTIMQTCFFALSGVMPVEDAIADIKAAVVKTYSRRGEEVVRRNIAAVDQALAHLRAVPVPDRVTADHDRPAPVPETAPDFVKRVTAMMIAGHGDRLPVSAFPVDGTWPTGTSKYERRGIAAEAPGWNAGLCIECNKCVLVCPHAAIRATVVPESALAGAPAGFETIPYKGREFPGGRYRLQVSPADCTGCTLCVAVCPAQEKGGSGRKALEMRPVQALAGQQEAFDFFRSLPAIPRESVPATVKHTQLLEPLFEFSGACAGCGETPYIKMLTQLFGDRMVMANATGCSSIFGGNLPTTPYTTDASGHGPAWANSLFEDNAEFGLGMRVAIDQMAEQARDTLALLSARLEPGLVTELLEAEQSDSAGIAAQRGRVATLMGQLAGVKDPLARRLEQLADYLVRKSVWIVGGDGWAYDIGYGGLDHALASGRDVNILVMDTEVYSNTGGQQSKATPIGASAKFAAAGRSAAKKDLGLMAMAYDHVYVARTAFGARDSHTLNALMEAESYRGPSLVLAYSHCVAHGFDLSHGLEHQKQAVDSGHWSLYRRDPRRLAAGKSALQLDSGAPSAGLAAFMAGESRFSAVERSNPERYQALLDEAEAEIRRKRQMFEHMAGFKE; from the coding sequence ATGGACGGCAACGAGGCGGCGGCATCGGTGGCCTACCGCGCCAGCGACGTGATCGCGATCTATCCGATCACGCCGTCCTCGCCGATGGGGGAGTTCGCCGACGAATGGTCGGCGGCGCGTCGTCCCAACCTGTGGGGAAGCGTCCCCGAGGTGGTGGAGATGCAGTCGGAGGGTGGTGCGGCCGGCGCCGTTCACGGCGCTTTGCAGGCCGGCGCGCTGGCGACGACCTTCACCGCGTCGCAGGGCCTGCTGCTGATGATCCCCAACATGTACAAGATCGCCGGGGAACTGACGCCCTTCTGCATGCATGTGGCGGCCCGCACGCTGGCGACGCATGCGCTGTCGATCTTCGGCGATCATTCCGACGTGATGGCCTGCCGCCAGACCGGCTTCGCCATGCTGGCCTCCGCCAATGTGCAGGAGGCGCACGACATGGCTCTGGTCGCCCATGCCGCCACCTTGCGGGCGCGGGTGCCCTTCCTGCATTTCTTCGACGGCTTCCGCACCTCGCACGAATTCAACTGCGTCGAGATACTGTCGGACGAGGATCTGCGCGCGCTGGTCGACGACGCCTGCGTCGATGCCCACCGCCGCCGCGGCCTGACCCCGGACCATCCCGTCATACGCGGCACGGCGCAGAACCCGGACGTCTTCTTCCAGGCGCGCGAGGCCGCCAACCCCTATTACGATGCCTGCCCGGCCATCGTGCAGGAGATGATGGACCGGCTGGCCGCGCGCACCGGCCGCGCCTATCGGCTGTTCGACTATGCCGGCCATCCGCAGGCGGAGCGCGTGGTGGTGGTCATGGGGTCCGGTGCCGAGACCTGCGCCGGCGCGGTCCGTCGGCTCGCGGCGGAGGGGGAGCGGGTCGGCTGCCTGACCGTCCGCCTGTTCCGCCCCTTCGCCGTCGCCGGCTTCGTTTCGGCCCTGCCGCCGACCGTCCGGCGCATCGCCGTTCTCGACCGCACCAAGGAGCCGGGCGCCGTCGCCGACCCGCTCTATCTCGACGTGGTCGCGGCGCTGGCGGAGGCCCGTGCGGAAAACCCGGCGCTTGGCGAACCTGTGGTGATCGCCGGCCGCTACGGCCTGTCGTCGAAGGAGTTCACTCCGGCAATGGCGAAGGCGGTGTTCGACGAACTGAAGCGCGAACGCCCGAAGCGCCGCTTCACCATCGGCATCACCGATGACGTCACCCACCATTCGATCCCCTGGGATCCGGCCTGGGGCATGGAGGAGCCGGGCGTGTCCCGCGCGGTCTTCTTCGGGCTTGGCGCCGACGGCACGGTGGGCGCCAACAAGAATTCGATCAAGATCATCCAGGCCCGCGCCGCCAGATCCGGAACCGGCGGCCACGCCCAGGCCTATTTCGTCTATGACAGCCGGAAATCCGGCTCCACCACGGTGTCGCACCTGCGCTTCGCCAGCGAACCGATCCATGCGCCCTATCTGATCGGTGAGGCCGAATTCGTCGCCTGTCACCATCTGCCGCTGATGGAGCGGGTGGAGGTGGTGGAGATGGCCGCCCCCGGCGCCACGGTCCTGTTGAACGCCCCCGGCACGCCGCAACAGGTGTGGGACGCCCTGCCGGCCGAGGTACAGCGCATCTGCATCGACCGCCGGCTGTCGCTCCATGCCATCGACGCCGGCGCGGTCGCGCGCGAGGTCGGGCTCGGCCGCCGCGTCAACACCATCATGCAGACCTGTTTCTTCGCGCTATCGGGCGTGATGCCGGTCGAGGACGCCATCGCCGACATCAAGGCGGCCGTCGTCAAGACCTACTCCCGCCGCGGCGAGGAGGTGGTGAGGCGCAACATCGCCGCCGTCGATCAGGCGCTTGCCCATCTGCGCGCCGTGCCGGTGCCCGATCGCGTCACCGCCGACCATGACCGGCCGGCCCCGGTGCCGGAAACGGCTCCCGATTTCGTCAAGCGCGTCACCGCCATGATGATCGCCGGCCATGGCGACCGGCTGCCGGTGTCCGCCTTTCCGGTGGACGGCACCTGGCCGACAGGCACCTCCAAATACGAACGCCGCGGCATCGCGGCGGAGGCGCCGGGCTGGAACGCCGGCCTCTGCATCGAATGCAACAAATGCGTGCTGGTCTGCCCGCATGCGGCGATCCGCGCCACGGTGGTTCCGGAGTCTGCCCTGGCCGGCGCGCCGGCCGGCTTCGAGACCATCCCCTACAAGGGCCGCGAGTTCCCCGGCGGGCGCTATCGCCTGCAGGTGTCGCCGGCCGACTGTACCGGCTGCACGCTCTGCGTCGCCGTCTGCCCGGCCCAGGAGAAGGGCGGCTCCGGCCGCAAGGCGCTGGAGATGCGGCCGGTCCAGGCGCTGGCCGGGCAGCAGGAGGCCTTCGACTTCTTCCGCAGCCTGCCGGCCATCCCGCGCGAATCCGTTCCGGCCACGGTCAAGCACACCCAACTGCTGGAGCCGCTGTTCGAGTTCTCCGGCGCCTGTGCCGGCTGCGGCGAGACGCCCTACATCAAGATGCTGACCCAGCTGTTCGGCGACCGCATGGTGATGGCGAATGCCACCGGCTGCTCGTCGATCTTCGGGGGCAACCTGCCGACCACCCCCTACACCACCGACGCCAGCGGCCACGGCCCGGCCTGGGCCAACTCGCTGTTCGAGGACAATGCGGAGTTCGGCCTGGGCATGCGCGTCGCCATCGACCAGATGGCCGAACAGGCTCGCGACACGCTGGCGCTTCTGTCCGCCCGGCTGGAACCCGGTCTGGTGACGGAGCTGCTGGAGGCCGAGCAATCCGATTCGGCCGGCATCGCCGCCCAGCGCGGCCGCGTCGCCACCCTGATGGGGCAGCTTGCCGGGGTGAAGGATCCGCTGGCCCGCCGGCTGGAGCAGCTGGCCGATTATCTGGTGCGCAAATCGGTGTGGATCGTCGGCGGCGACGGCTGGGCCTACGACATCGGCTATGGCGGGCTCGACCATGCGCTGGCGTCCGGGCGCGACGTGAACATCCTGGTGATGGACACGGAGGTCTATTCCAACACCGGCGGCCAGCAGTCCAAGGCGACGCCGATCGGCGCTTCCGCCAAGTTCGCAGCCGCCGGCCGGTCCGCCGCCAAGAAGGATTTGGGGCTGATGGCGATGGCCTACGACCATGTCTATGTCGCCCGCACCGCCTTCGGCGCCCGCGACAGCCATACGCTGAACGCCCTGATGGAGGCGGAATCCTATCGCGGCCCGTCGCTGGTCCTCGCCTACAGCCATTGCGTCGCCCATGGCTTCGATCTGTCGCACGGGCTGGAGCACCAGAAGCAGGCGGTGGACAGCGGCCACTGGTCGCTCTACCGCCGCGACCCGCGCCGCCTTGCCGCCGGCAAGTCCGCCCTGCAGTTGGACAGCGGCGCCCCCTCCGCCGGGCTTGCGGCGTTCATGGCCGGCGAGTCGCGCTTCAGCGCGGTGGAGCGCAGCAACCCCGAGCGCTACCAAGCCCTGCTGGACGAGGCCGAGGCGGAGATCCGCCGCAAGCGCCAGATGTTCGAGCACATGGCGGGGTTCAAGGAGTAG
- a CDS encoding HAD family hydrolase — MTSFPHTTNAFLFDLDGTLTDTVYQHVLAWKEALDEEGIALSVWRIHRKIGMSGGLFTNMLLRETGLAVDPDLLDRLRRRHAEAYRRLSTGVVPLPGARDLLEALTGMGIPWAIATSGRMETARPALEKLGVDPGRAPVVTRGEVQYAKPDPDLFLAAAARIGVDIASAFVVGDSIWDMIAAQRARALGIGLLSGGYGREELERSGALRVYEDPADMLKHLDEVGGRR, encoded by the coding sequence ATGACCAGCTTTCCCCACACGACCAACGCCTTCCTGTTCGACCTGGACGGTACGCTGACCGACACCGTGTATCAGCATGTGCTGGCCTGGAAGGAGGCGCTCGACGAGGAGGGGATTGCGTTGTCGGTGTGGCGCATCCACCGCAAGATCGGCATGAGCGGCGGGCTGTTCACCAACATGTTGCTGCGGGAAACCGGCCTTGCCGTCGACCCGGACCTTCTCGACCGGCTGCGCCGCCGCCATGCGGAGGCCTACAGGCGGCTGTCCACCGGGGTCGTGCCGCTGCCCGGCGCGCGGGATCTGCTGGAGGCGCTGACCGGTATGGGCATTCCCTGGGCGATCGCCACCAGCGGACGGATGGAAACCGCAAGGCCGGCGCTGGAAAAGCTGGGCGTCGATCCCGGCCGCGCCCCGGTGGTGACCCGTGGCGAGGTCCAATATGCCAAGCCCGACCCCGACCTGTTCCTGGCCGCCGCCGCCCGGATCGGCGTCGACATCGCGAGCGCTTTCGTGGTTGGCGACAGCATCTGGGACATGATCGCGGCCCAGCGTGCGCGTGCGCTCGGCATCGGCCTGCTGTCGGGCGGTTATGGCCGGGAGGAGTTGGAGCGCTCCGGCGCCCTGCGCGTCTACGAGGATCCCGCCGACATGCTGAAGCATCTGGACGAGGTCGGCGGGCGCCGCTGA
- a CDS encoding MarR family winged helix-turn-helix transcriptional regulator, protein MFETPQGDGWSADDDLITLLDHVSRLVYGIGFADGLFPAQWVALRYFHDSPEPARTLTALARFQRIHLAPVSRTVATLVDKGLLARRPHPGFKRGWLFDLTDEGRALLVRDPLRQSLGPPVAGLAEDERAMLARLMKRIITHMQAGPEAEDKTGDKAEEPPVA, encoded by the coding sequence GTGTTCGAAACGCCGCAGGGCGACGGCTGGTCTGCCGATGATGATCTGATCACCTTGCTGGATCATGTCAGCAGGCTTGTCTACGGCATCGGCTTCGCCGACGGGCTTTTCCCGGCGCAGTGGGTGGCGTTGCGCTATTTCCACGACTCGCCGGAACCGGCACGCACCCTGACGGCGCTGGCCCGGTTCCAGCGAATCCACCTCGCCCCGGTCTCGCGCACCGTCGCCACCCTGGTGGACAAGGGCCTGCTCGCCCGCCGGCCCCATCCGGGATTCAAGCGCGGCTGGCTGTTCGACCTGACCGACGAGGGCCGGGCATTGCTGGTCCGCGACCCGTTGCGCCAGTCGCTGGGTCCGCCCGTCGCCGGGCTGGCGGAGGACGAACGGGCGATGCTGGCCCGCCTGATGAAGCGGATCATCACCCACATGCAGGCCGGGCCGGAGGCGGAGGACAAGACGGGAGACAAGGCGGAAGAGCCGCCGGTCGCCTGA